A genomic stretch from Neodiprion fabricii isolate iyNeoFabr1 chromosome 3, iyNeoFabr1.1, whole genome shotgun sequence includes:
- the LOC124178874 gene encoding trypsin delta-like: protein MSLFHHQIVFCLVFGLSVIFTNGASINFDVGLESRIVGGAQAEEGAIPYQVSLRLNGWPFCGGSIITVLHIVTAAHCVPGINISQLTVITGTNSLESGGETHGVVEVTSHESYVGSSDYWKYDIAILTLATELTVTSLQSPIPIATVDPPDGAELLVSGWGRLFSESNAVPTKLQYLWVVAINNTECRETLREEVDDVHLCALRGVGSAVCSGDSGGPLVYNGTLVGVVSWGRSPCASGVPDAYVRMSLMLDFIERVIGTAVSK, encoded by the exons ATGAGTCTATTTCATCATCAAATAGTCTTCTGTCTCGTGTTTGGGCTTAGTGTGATATTTACTAACG GTGCGTCGATTAATTTCGATGTCGGGCTGGAatcgcgcatcgttggagggGCACAGGCTGAAGAAGGTGCAATTCCCTACCAAGTGTCATTGAGATTGAATGGCTGGCCCTTTTGTGGAGGGTCCATAATCACTGTCTTGCATATTGTCACTGCGGCGCATTGTGTCCCGGGTATAAATATCAGTCAACTGACAGTCATTACGGGCACCAACAGTTTGGAAAGTGGTGGCGAGACCCATGGTGTCGTTGAAGTAACATCTCACGAGAGTTATGTCGGTTCGTCAGACTATTGGAAATACGATATCGCAATTTTGACG CTAGCTACGGAATTGACGGTGACGTCTCTTCAATCGCCGATTCCTATAGCTACGGTTGATCCTCCCGATGGTGCTGAGCTACTGGTCAGTGGATGGGGCAGGTTATTTTCTGAGAGCAATGCTGTGCCCACAAAGCTTCAGTATCTATGGGTGGTGGCAATCAATAACACGGAATGCAGGGAGACGCTCAGAGAAGAAGTGGACGACGTGCATCTGTGTGCTTTGAGAGGTGTTGGATCTGCGGTTTGCAGC GGTGACAGCGGTGGTCCTCTAGTGTATAACGGTACGCTAGTCGGCGTCGTTTCCTGGGGTCGGTCGCCATGTGCTTCCGGAGTTCCTGATGCCTATGTCAGGATGTCTTTGATGCTCGACTTTATTGAAAGAGTAATCGGAACCGCTGTTTCCAAGTAA